A region of the Microcystis aeruginosa FD4 genome:
CATCCACACCGATATGATAATTTTTCAGTCTTTCGCTCAAACGATGATCTACTTCTCCTTTCACCTCCTCCCGTTTAGTAATTAATTCTTCGGCGGTATATTTAGCCATAACTGCCTTAAGAATTTCCTCCACTGCTGGATCGATCACTCGTTCAATGACAGCCGCTTCATCGCCAATTTGTTGAAAAATATTATTAACTTCTGATGCTAAAATATGCCAATTCAGGGCCACATCTGTAAATACTTCCTGTAGGTCTTTGGAGGAAGCTTCGGCCGCTATCTGTTCTTTTTGGATTCTCACACTTAGTTTTTTCACCGTGTTAACAACAGGAATAATCCCATGGATTCCCTCATTAAGTATTTTCTCCTGTACTTGACCGAAGACCATTAAAACCCCTCTTTCTCCCGCATTGACAATCACGAAGGGATTAAAAATAATCGCCAAAATTAATAACAAAAAAAAGATATTACTTGGTCTAGCTAAAAGACGAATTTTGAGCATTTTAATTGAGAATAGAGATGGTTAATAGGATAGGTTTACAAATAAAAGGGCTGATTTTATCTTCGTAATCAGTGACAGTTTTATCTAGAAGAATTTCAGCAACTAGAAAATGAAGATTTAGTCTCGTCCTTTTCGTCCCGTCTGGCTGGCAAAATATCGGGAAATACTGGTCTATTTATAGTTATCATAGTCGCCGATTAAATGTCTTAGAAATCATAAATTTAAACGAGCATTTCGTTAGTTTTAGTCATAAATTTGATCAAAAAGGCATTTATTTATCCAAGAAA
Encoded here:
- a CDS encoding prohibitin family protein — encoded protein: MLKIRLLARPSNIFFLLLILAIIFNPFVIVNAGERGVLMVFGQVQEKILNEGIHGIIPVVNTVKKLSVRIQKEQIAAEASSKDLQEVFTDVALNWHILASEVNNIFQQIGDEAAVIERVIDPAVEEILKAVMAKYTAEELITKREEVKGEVDHRLSERLKNYHIGVDDISLVHVNFSDRFTDAVEAKQIAEQEAKKAGFMVLKALKESEVKINLAKGEAAAHRILQDSLSPEVLQNKAIEKWDGKLPLFMDDNLLKSLELAKDKRKTR